One genomic segment of Gossypium arboreum isolate Shixiya-1 chromosome 3, ASM2569848v2, whole genome shotgun sequence includes these proteins:
- the LOC108475222 gene encoding enoyl-CoA delta isomerase 2, peroxisomal-like: protein MCSLEKRGNLLILTLTGQNVEHRLNPEVLSSIISALSQAKAASTRGSALVTVSHGKFFCNGFDLDWVNATGSKQEAQQRFDYLLDCLTQLVQAFISLPMPTVAAVNGHAAAAGVVIPLCHDYVVMRRGRGVLYVNDLEMGLKIPELYMAFFRAKTSGWALRDLVLRGLKIKGEKLLKMGIVDAVYDGEEGVINAGMIWPEGNGMVKFTLKLEKGCILNFVACWE, encoded by the coding sequence ATGTGCTCCTTAGAGAAACGTGGAAACCTTCTCATCCTCACCCTCACTGGCCAAAACGTCGAACACAGGCTCAACCCCGAGGTCTTGAGCTCCATCATCTCAGCACTTTCACAAGCCAAGGCTGCGTCAACCCGTGGTTCAGCTCTGGTCACTGTGTCGCATGGCAAGTTCTTCTGTAATGGCTTCGACCTAGATTGGGTCAATGCCACCGGTTCCAAACAAGAAGCCCAACAACGCTTCGATTACTTGCTCGACTGCCTCACGCAGCTCGTCCAAGCCTTCATCTCCCTCCCCATGCCAACTGTCGCCGCCGTCAATGGTCACGCTGCTGCTGCCGGCGTGGTAATCCCCCTCTGTCATGACTACGTGGTCATGAGACGTGGCAGAGGTGTGCTTTACGTGAACGATTTGGAAATGGGGCTTAAGATTCCTGAACTCTACATGGCATTTTTCAGGGCCAAAACTTCGGGGTGGGCGCTACGTGATTTGGTGTTGCGTGGGTTGAAGATAAAGGGAGAGAAGTTGCTGAAAATGGGGATAGTGGACGCCGTTTACGATGGCGAGGAAGGGGTTATAAATGCCGGAATGATTTGGCCAGAAGGAAATGGGATGGTGAAGTTTACGCTGAAATTAGAAAAGGGTTGTATTCTGAATTTTGTGGCATGCTGGGAATAG
- the LOC108476053 gene encoding uncharacterized protein LOC108476053 produces the protein MGFVSFVGRVLFASVFLLSAWQEFNEFDVDGGPAAKALKPKFNVFSKTVTSHTGVQVPEFDIKYLVAAAVAFKGVGGILFTFDSSIGAYLLVLHQLIVTPILYDFYNYDTEKKEFGILFTKFTQNLALLGALFFFIGMKNSMPRRQHKKKAPKTKTF, from the exons ATGGGGTTTGTTTCTTTCGTGGGAAGAGTTCTTTTCGCTTCAGTATTTCTCCTCTCTGCTTGGCAAGA gttcaatgaatttgatgttgATGGAGGGCCAGCAGCAAAGGCATTGAAGCCGAAATTCAATGTCTTCTCAAAGACTGTGACATCTCATACAGGGGTGCAAGTGCCGGAATTCGAT ATTAAGTATCTAGTTGCTGCTGCTGTGGCCTTTAAAGGTGTTGGGGGTATCTTATTTACATTCGACAGCAGTATCGGAGCTTATCTTCTG GTTCTGCATCAGCTTATCGTTACTCCCATATTGTACGACTTCTACAACTATGACACAGAAAAGAAGGAATTCGGTATACTTTTCACAAAATTCACACAG AACTTGGCTCTGTTAGGGGCCTTATTCTTCTTTATTGGCATGAAGAACTCGATGCCTAGGAGACAACACAAGAAAAAGGCTCCAAAAACAAAAACATTTTGA
- the LOC108476052 gene encoding enoyl-CoA delta isomerase 2, peroxisomal-like produces MCSLEKRGNLFILILTGQNGEHRLNPNLFSSIISALSRAKTESTRGSALVTVSHGKFFCNGFDLDWVNAAGSDEETQQRFNLLLDYLKQLVLAFISLPMPTIAAVNGHAAAGGVVLALCHDYVLMRRHRSVLYMIDLDLGIKIPEPFMALFRAKIWGSARRDLLLRGLKIKGEEALKMGIVEAVYDGEEEVTNSGIEMADDLAKRNWHGEFYVEIRKGLYSELCDILGIASKAIATPKL; encoded by the coding sequence ATGTGTTCCTTAGAAAAACGTGGAAACCTTTTCATACTCATCCTCACCGGCCAAAACGGCGAGCACCGGCTCAACCCCAACCTGTTCAGCTCCATCATTTCAGCACTTTCACGAGCCAAGACTGAGTCAACCCGTGGTTCAGCTCTCGTCACTGTGTCGCATGGCAAGTTCTTCTGCAATGGCTTCGACCTCGATTGGGTCAACGCTGCAGGATCCGATGAAGAAACCCAACAACGCTTCAACCTTTTACTCGACTACCTCAAGCAGCTCGTCCTAGCCTTCATCTCCCTCCCCATGCCCACCATCGCCGCCGTCAATGGTCACGCAGCCGCTGGCGGCGTAGTGCTCGCCCTTTGTCATGACTACGTGCTCATGAGACGTCATAGAAGTGTACTCTACATGATTGATTTGGATTTAGGGATCAAGATCCCTGAGCCCTTCATGGCTTTGTTTAGGGCAAAAATTTGGGGCTCGGCTCGGCGCGATCTATTACTGCGCGGGTTGAAGATAAAAGGAGAAGAAGCACTGAAAATGGGTATAGTGGAAGCCGTTTACGACGGCGAGGAAGAAGTTACAAATTCCGGGATAGAAATGGCCGACGATTTGGCCAAAAGGAATTGGCATGGtgaattttatgttgaaattagGAAAGGATTGTATTCTGAACTTTGCGACATACTGGGAATCGCTTCCAAAGCTATTGCAACTCCTAAACTTTGA
- the LOC108475759 gene encoding uncharacterized protein At4g14450, chloroplastic-like, whose translation MSTTPRKSSAVDGSDQRQPSRLQRCAPASIRISPVSNWNVAIPLLSPVPPSPPSIVLGMTEKREELPRKEQQRQNQTTERQKRVFAMWQHPAAPFCYEPAPFVPV comes from the coding sequence ATGTCAACAACACCGAGAAAAAGCTCCGCCGTCGACGGCTCCGATCAGCGGCAACCTAGTCGACTTCAACGGTGTGCTCCGGCTTCTATACGGATTAGTCCGGTTTCGAACTGGAACGTTGCGATCCCTCTCTTATCACCGGTTCCTCCTTCGCCTCCCTCGATTGTTCTGGGGATGACAGAGAAAAGAGAAGAGCTACCGAGAAAAGAGCAGCAGCGGCAAAACCAGACAACGGAGCGTCAGAAGCGTGTTTTTGCAATGTGGCAACATCCAGCGGCACCGTTTTGTTACGAACCGGCGCCGTTTGTGCCGGTTTAG
- the LOC108476051 gene encoding 1-aminocyclopropane-1-carboxylate oxidase homolog 1-like produces MVTVNTPEYDRTSELKAFDDTKAGVKGLADGGITKVPRIFHQPPEKLHKFPVSNDSQFSIPVIDLEGVNNDPITRKEVVDKVGNASRKWGFFQVINHGIPVSVMEEMKDGVRRFHGQDVEVKKQYYTRDFTKPVVYNSNFDLYTSLAVNWRDTFFSRMAPDPPKMEDLPPVCRDIMVNYSKQVMNLGNLLLELLSQALGLKPDHLKDMDCGRGLLMLCHYYPGCPKPELALGTSKHADNDFFTVLLQDHIGGLQVLHEDKWIDVPCSPGALVINIGDLLQLISNDAFVSVEHRVLANSDGPRVSVACFFSTSLKSDPVLYGPIKELLSEGNPPKYRETTVRDYVIYSNGRGLDVDGTSPLLHFRL; encoded by the exons ATGGTGACAGTGAACACACCTGAGTATGATAGAACAAGCGAACTGAAAGCTTTTGATGACACAAAAGCTGGAGTTAAAGGCCTTGCCGATGGTGGAATCACGAAGGTCCCTCGAATATTTCATCAACCGCCTGAAAAACTCCACAAATTCCCAGTTTCAAACGATTCCCAGTTCAGTATTCCGGTCATAGACCTTGAAGGAGTGAACAATGATCCGATTACTCGAAAGGAAGTGGTGGATAAAGTTGGAAATGCATCAAGGAAATGGGGTTTTTTCCAAGTAATCAATCATGGGATTCCAGTTAGTGTCATGGAGGAGATGAAGGATGGTGTTAGGAGGTTTCATGGGCAAGATGTTGAAGTGAAAAAGCAATATTATACTCGTGATTTTACGAAACCAGTGGTTTATAACAGCAATTTCGATTTGTATACAAGTTTAGCAGTCAATTGGAGAGATACATTTTTCAGCCGTATGGCTCCTGATCCTCCAAAAATGGAAGACTTGCCACCAGTTTGCAG GGATATAATGGTGAATTACTCGAAACAAGTGATGAATTTGGGTAATTTACTGCTGGAATTGCTGTCCCAAGCTCTTGGGTTGAAACCTGACCACTTGAAAGACATGGACTGTGGCAGGGGCCTTCTTATGCTATGCCACTATTATCCAGGGTGTCCTAAGCCAGAATTGGCTTTGGGAACAAGTAAGCATGCAGACAATGATTTCTTCACTGTGCTGCTTCAAGATCATATTGGTGGTCTCCAAGTACTCCATGAAGACAAATGGATTGATGTGCCTTGTTCTCCTGGGGCTTTAGTGATTAACATTGGTGATCTTTTACAG CTTATTTCGAACGATGCTTTCGTCAGCGTGGAGCATAGAGTGCTGGCAAACTCGGACGGACCAAGAGTTTCAGTGGCATGTTTTTTCAGCACTTCACTCAAGTCGGACCCGGTACTGTACGGACCTATCAAGGAACTGTTATCAGAAGGGAATCCACCAAAATACAGGGAAACCACAGTGAGAGATTATGTTATATACTCCAATGGAAGAGGGCTTGATGTTGATGGTACTTCTCCCTTGCTGCATTTCAGGTTATGA
- the LOC108475221 gene encoding uncharacterized protein LOC108475221 — protein MDMEIGSQHFGHQHPVEFKDVLSDETKEAICLRCGEMVFGSSFSFMECEFYLHKKCAEAPSKIDHPFHRNHPLVLLPKPKYKRCFCNFCGKTCEKSVYHCSCKLDFHIKCALFSLNMAEKKLEELKHITVKVPLLFTEDDNKELEKLYCFMCWEPLLESMYFSLDCGFNLHKKCVELPHEIKYPIHKRHPLILQFNVDHFSCKICLQEPSGMGIVYSCSPCRFSVHIKCAEFPPILNLPCHRNHPLFLPVKRGGSCHACRKNPSFMTCEETQQNNFYHCSSCNFGLHLECASPPLTIKEKIHEHPFSLFWRQASFICDACGLEGNFVSYICSTCNLLVHKKCISLPPIIRIPRHKHPIFHKYFLQDHQFKDCDCRICDDKVNIKYGSYSCFNCKFVVHVKCALEKKGWYKEVEPKDIDGKLAIVPKMSANPIDCVIEKNEDGEMTKIKHFGHEHNLILSKNLIEGHCDGASLMDKYCDGCVLPISNPFYYCSQCDFLLHKSCAKSLKQQQLWFHICQRFLILLVGYIFRCGLCQSECNGFSYMCKKCDVHYCLYCATRDYRIKHQGHKHPLFFDRKHEGRCDACNVKVRGLYKCKQCSFNLHIKCLRLPLTAWHKFDKHQLALTYKEGNEYSEYQFCDICEE, from the coding sequence ATGGATATGGAGATTGGATCACAACACTTTGGGCACCAACATCCGGTGGAGTTCAAAGATGTGTTGAGTGATGAAACTAAAGAAGCTATTTGCTTAAGGTGCGGGGAGATGGTGTTCGGTTCAAGCTTTAGTTTCATGGAATGCGAGTTTTACCTCCACAAGAAATGTGCTGAGGCACCTTCGAAGATTGATCACCCTTTTCATCGTAATCACCCTCTGGTTCTCTTACCGAAGCCAAAATACAAGAGATGCTTTTGCAATTTTTGCGGCAAAACTTGTGAGAAGTCTGTTTATCATTGTTCTTGTAAATTAGACTTTCATATCAAATGTGCTTTATTTTCCCTTAACATGGCTGAAAAGAAACTTGAAGAGCTTAAACACATAACTGTCAAAGTTCCATTGCTCTTCACTGAAGATGATAATAAGGAACTTGAAAAGCTTTACTGTTTTATGTGTTGGGAGCCATTATTAGAATCTATGTACTTCTCTCTTGATTGTGGGTTCAACCTACATAAGAAATGTGTTGAATTGCCTCATGAAATCAAGTACCCTATTCACAAGAGGCATCCTTTGATTTTGCAGTTTAATGTTGATCATTTCTCTTGCAAAATATGTCTCCAAGAGCCATCTGGAATGGGAATTGTCTATTCTTGTTCACCTTGTAGATTTTCCGTTCATATCAAATGCGCAGAGTTTCCTCCTATACTCAATCTCCCATGCCACCGTAACCATCCTCTTTTTCTACCTGTCAAAAGGGGAGGCTCTTGCCACGCATGTAGAAAAAATCCTTCTTTTATGACATGCGAAGAAACccaacaaaataatttttatcattgTTCATCTTGCAACTTCGGCCTTCATTTAGAGTGTGCTTCACCACCTCTCACCATTAAAGAAAAAATTCATGAGCACCCTTTCTCTTTGTTTTGGAGACAAGCCTCGTTCATTTGTGATGCATGTGGTCTTGAGGGAAACTTTGTTTCCTATATATGTTCTACATGCAACCTTTTAGTCCATAAAAAATGCATTTCCCTACCACCCATAATCAGAATCCCACGACATAAACACCCAATTTTTCACAAATATTTTCTTCAAGATCATCAATTTAAGGATTGTGATTGTAGAATTTGTGATGATAAGGTGAATATAAAGTATGGGAGTTACTCTTGCTTCAATTGCAAGTTTGTCGTCCATGTGAAATGTGCTTTAGAGAAAAAGGGTTGGTACAAGGAAGTTGAGCCAAAAGATATAGATGGGAAGTTGGCAATAGTTCCCAAAATGTCTGCTAACCCCATCGATTGTGTCATTGAGAAAAATGAAGACGGAGAAATGACAAAAATAAAACATTTCGGCCATGAACATAATCTAATATTAAGCAAAAACCTCATTGAGGGACATTGTGATGGGGCCAGTCTCATGGATAAATATTGTGATGGGTGTGTGCTACCCATCTCGAATCCATTTTATTATTGCTCACAATGTGATTTCCTTCTCCACAAATCTTGTGCTAAATCGCTTAAGCAGCAACAGTTGTGGTTTCATATATGTCAAAGGTTCCTCATCCTTCTTGTGGGCTACATATTCAGATGTGGCCTTTGTCAAAGTGAGTGCAACGGCTTTTCCTATATGTGCAAGAAATGTGATGTTCATTATTGCCTTTATTGTGCAACAAGGGACTACAGAATCAAGCATCAAGGGCATAAGCACCCACTTTTCTTTGATCGTAAACATGAAGGGCGGTGCGATGCTTGCAATGTTAAAGTACGTGGTCTCTACAAATGTAAGCAATGCTCTTTCAATTTACATATCAAATGTTTAAGACTACCACTCACAGCTTGGCACAAGTTTGACAAACATCAACTTGCACTCACTTACAAAGAGGGTAATGAGTACTCAGAATATCAGTTCTGTGAcatttgtgaagaa
- the LOC108476050 gene encoding 1-aminocyclopropane-1-carboxylate oxidase homolog 1-like — MVAVDAGEVQTQFELKYDRASEIKAFDETKTGVKGLVDSGISEVPRIFHQPLDIVGESYVPSATQFSIPVIDLQGVKEDPSTHTEIVKQVLNASQEWGFFQIINHGIPLSVLEEMKVRVRRFYELDNELKKQFYTRDTSKKVVYNCNFDLHTAPAANWRDTVYFDIAPDPPKPEELPEPFRDMMVEYTDRMMNLGRLLFELISEALGLNPDHLVKIDCAKGLGHLCHYYPACPQPELTIGTSKHTDSCFLTVLLQDHIGGLQVLYGNQWIDVPPVPEALVVNIGDLLQLISNDRLVSVEHRVLANSIGPRVSVASFFITYFNPNPRLYAPIKDLLSEDNPPKYRETTVVEYMSHFQQKGLDGKSALLHFKI; from the exons atggTGGCAGTCGATGCTGGTGAAGTTCAGACACAATTCGAGCTTAAATACGATCGAGCTAGCGAAATCAAGGCTTTCGACGAGACGAAAACCGGCGTCAAAGGGCTCGTAGATTCCGGGATTTCGGAGGTTCCCCGAATATTCCACCAGCCACTGGATATCGTCGGGGAAAGCTATGTTCCAAGTGCCACCCAGTTTAGCATCCCTGTTATAGATCTTCAAGGAGTAAAGGAGGATCCCAGTACTCACACGGAGATTGTTAAACAAGTACTTAATGCATCACAAGAATGGGGCTTTTTCCAAATCATTAACCATGGAATTCCACTGAGTGTTCTGGAGGAGATGAAGGTTCGTGTACGTCGATTTTACGAGCTAGATAATGAGCTCAAAAAACAGTTCTACACTCGCGATACTTCAAAAAAAGTGGTCTATAATTGCAATTTCGATCTCCATACTGCCCCAGCAGCTAACTGGAGAGACACTGTTTATTTTGACATTGCTCCTGATCCTCCTAAGCCTGAAGAATTGCCTGAACCATTCAG GGATATGATGGTGGAGTACACGGACCGGATGATGAATTTGGGTCGTTTGCTGTTTGAGTTAATTTCAGAAGCTCTGGGGTTGAACCCTGATCATCTGGTGAAGATAGATTGTGCAAAGGGTCTCGGTCATCTCTGCCACTACTATCCGGCATGTCCGCAACCGGAGTTGACAATTGGGACAAGCAAGCACACCGACAGTTGCTTCCTCACTGTGCTTCTACAAGACCATATTGGTGGTCTCCAAGTTCTTTATGGAAATCAATGGATTGATGTACCACCAGTCCCTGAGGCTTTAGTAGTTAACATTGGAGATCTTTTACAG CTTATATCAAATGACAGACTTGTAAGTGTCGAGCATAGGGTGCTCGCGAATTCGATTGGACCTAGAGTATCGGTGGCGAGCTTTTTCATCACGTATTTTAATCCGAACCCGAGATTGTATGCACCTATTAAGGATTTGTTATCCGAAGATAATCCTCCAAAATACAGGGAAACTACTGTGGTAGAGTACATGAGTCACTTCCAACAGAAAGGCCTTGATGGAAAGTCTGCACTGCTGCATTTCAAGATATGA